Proteins from one Oryza sativa Japonica Group chromosome 12, ASM3414082v1 genomic window:
- the LOC4351571 gene encoding uncharacterized protein, which produces MKNSTRSSFGPSQRKNCRSKRSKGFKSKVMNGIANDVRKSQFYYRQPNKRGNVNGDRRNDDRNKAQTHGVTSTVASKEIPKKSNRKESLSSSKPYNATTNTSSKLSKVLTSPPSRLPMLSPSKGVRSVPSTRREERRKEEATQGCRDHSWKNARQVRTEQSTTREDRGKEKNRHDRHDHSRKNAHQISREPSTRREESGNKKVTHDHQIHLGENENAHQMRSEPSTRREERGNKEVAKEHPNLLQKNARPMCSEDLLRDGKDGGLRISDECSEHSTVDHVNEFKLVKRKLEGCIQGRIPNVLGREEDDIGNVESTKGRNGQMGKKHKKNLDVSEESRHLASNGSIVQTQCRGFEDYEDGQDSRLVKDGIYGVSIPTILGAIKGHCSLPVDEPIWSGIFKIDSKEYVPLAGHLSTKSCENVCMLSRSLRALVNVTKHSRLEVWPASLGTSSFTDENIALFLFPPKMRPDGKLDQLVKEVIEYDLALRAVMGKTEMLIFPSTMLPKQYQAFQGKHYLWGLFRPRKDIVGVAEEQAAHAMCLENQEGSKDGTEQVEFHGVPDPNMDTEPQDPEAAEMQDAADRNMAPPIGGSNASRANHPSMAATQPANREQIDPSLGIPQGRMFAFVAQPTPRFEQLMQELEREGALISTMPRVTYGPGCGQSQATTAKG; this is translated from the exons ATGAAAAATTCAACTCGATCTAGTTTTGGTCCTAGTCAAAGGAAAAATTGTAGATCAAAGAGGAGCAAAGGGTTTAAGTCTAAAGTAATGAATGGGATTGCGAATGATGTGAGGAAATCCCAATTTTATTACCGGCAACCCAACAAAAGAGGAAATGTCAATGGTGATAGAAGAAATGATGATAGGAATAAGGCTCAAACACATGGAGTGACTTCTACTGTGGCTTCAAAGGAAATACCCAAGAAATCAAATAGGAAGGAAAGTCTCTCTTCTAGCAAACCGTACAATGCAACGACAAACACTTCTAGCAAATTAAGTAAGGTATTGACATCGCCCCCTTCTAGATTGCCCATGCTTTCTCCATCAAAAGGTGTACGAAGTGTACCTTCAacaaggagagaagagagaagaaaggaagaAGCAACACAAGGTTGTCGTGATCATTCATGGAAGAATGCTCGCCAAGTGAGAACTGAACAATCAACAACGAGAGAAGAtagaggaaaggaaaaaaatagacATGATCGTCATGACCATTCGAGGAAGAATGCCCACCAAATTAGTAGGGAACCTTCAACTCGGAGAGAAGAGAGTGGAAATAAAAAAGTGACGCATGACCATCAGATCCATCTGGGGGAGAATGAGAATGCCCATCAAATGAGAAGTGAACCTTCAActaggagagaagagagaggaaacaAGGAAGTGGCGAAAGAACATCCCAACCTTTTGCAGAAGAATGCTCGCCCAATGTGTAGTGAGGACTTGTTGAGAGATGGAAAGGATGGTGGACTACGCATAAGCGATGAGTGCAGTGAACATTCTACTGTTGATCATGTGAACGAATTCAAACTCGTCAAAAGGAAATTGGAGGGATGTATCCAAGGAAGAATTCCAAATGTGTTGGGTAGGGAGGAAGATGATATTGGCAATGTGGAGTCCACTAAAGGAAGAAACGGACAAATGGGAAAAAAGcacaagaaaaatcttgatgtCAGTGAAGAGTCAAGACATTTGGCTTCAAATGGTTCTATAGTTCAGACGCAATGTAGAGGATTTGAAGATTATGAAGACGGTCAAGATTCTAGATTAGTGAAAGATGGTATTTATGGAGTCTCAATACCAACTATTTTAGGAGCTATCAAGGGCCATTGCTCCTTACCCGTCGATGAACCTATCTGGAG TGGAATCTTCAAGATTGACAGCAAGGAATATGTACCATTGGCTGGACATTTGTCAACCAAATCGTGCGAGAATGTATGTATGCTGTCAAGATCTTTGCGTGCCTTGGTCAACGTGACAAAGCATTCCAGGTTAGAGGTCTGGCCAGCAAGCTTGGGGACATCAAGTTTCACTGATGAAAACATTGCCTTGTTTTTATTTCCACCCAAAATGAG ACCTGATGGAAAACTAGATCAACTAGTTAAGGAAGTCATTGAGTATGATCTGGCCTTACGTGCTGTCATGGGCAAAACGGAGATGCTGATATTCCCTTCGACAATGCTGCCTAAACAGTACCAAG CCTTTCAAGGAAAACACTACCTGTGGGGGTTGTTCAGGCCCAGGAAAGATATAGTTGGCGTAGCAGAAGAACAAGCAGCACATGCCATGTGTCTAGAGAACCAGGAGGGTTCCAAGGATGGCACAGAACAAGTTGAATTTCACGGTGTTCCGGATCCCAACATGGATACTGAACCTCAAGACCCTGAAGCAGCGGAGATGCAAGACGCAGCTGACCGGAACATGGCTCCCCCAATCGGTGGATCAAACGCATCCCGGGCCAATCATCCTTCAATGGCTGCTACCCAACCGGCAAATCGTGAACAGATCGACCCAAGCTTAGGAATTCCCCAAGGCAGGATGTTTGCTTTTGTTGCTCAGCCAACTCCAAGATTTGAGCAACTCATGCAAGAGCTGGAACGCGAGGGCGCGCTGATATCAACGATGCCAAGGGTGACATATGGGCCCGGCTGTGGCCAAAGCCAAGCAACAACGGCAAAGGGGTAG
- the LOC4351572 gene encoding ASI1-immunoprecipitated protein 2 isoform X1 — protein sequence MATTPRLLQPSSEPRGLRRRAAHRRQVEPEPRRPGERAAVGERRRIQVSRSRGGGSVSTAEKPEGRSPQRSRAAPQHQAAISANMITVCEVCGVLGYKNLLLSCKNCNGAAVHRYCLDKVDFDGTVDWSCDECHPRHGKGTNRRSLEVTLDDKTVVGKQPENQSSLDTNHDKPGMNGGNDDYVSDDLMLERNKERFQLHDEANNDIHLKSMSANVPRSSTLHENSVARNVSSSANTGLPMDSNCVPSAHIDIGNPRDSSVRLILTGENRRESSMLLDGACSGSLSKDSSKEKIDREANSSHMEPSDAVKNFCKDNPMKRRKLMLLDDDDDDVGVELSDTVQNVVKDNPSKRRKLILPDDDDVEVELCNTVQSIAKDNPGKTIQLIVLDDDDDKQEDAENLNHLSLEFEGPIEKHKIHIGYATGQRCLEDDEHGLLDSLDHRSLENTCPTKKRRRYICPSDDEEEEVIKGSTTTGCAPNDVANTASQHVDAKDHHLQSRMAFASDFTKHQYYIYSEPMGEPAWSGIFMTDSNVPIMLAAHLSTKACQRVSEFARSLQPVVEVIKLPRLKAWPERWDKSGPTDDSIGLFFFPHSMRPNEELDKLVKEVIESDVVLKAVLGTVELLIFPSILLPEQYHEFQGKYYLWGVCKARKHNPDTAVLVEEQCGLVSASEEGSSDKESYVMKHVEDRLPADCNPEAREGDIKTALGEGCFSPDSCLSSNKASPVKGGSPCFMQPGLGDKPHEPGVADQKEDEQDFTSLPRRNDQNATNPPIDSLPSATRLFGFVTARSERCQQLIQEMVKEGALLFSVPEDMTINRSTISKSNGVGAAQAPDSGCQHVQERCEPIEFVPIDHNDPDSASEACLDLFPVRHEQIGLTSQVDVKEVELDLSLGAFRRAPSELP from the exons ATGGCAACGACTCCTCGGCTGCTGCAACCCTCTTCGGAGCCTAGAGGGTTGAGGCGGCGCGCAGCGCATAGGAGGCAGGTGGAGCCAGAGCCGCGgaggccaggcgagcgagcggcggtgggcgagcgTAGACGCATACAAGTGTCGCggtctcgcggcggcggcagcgtaaGCACAGCAGAGAAGCCCGAAGGCCGCAGCCCGCAACGCAGCAGAGCAGCACCCCAGCACCAAGCAGCCATTAGCGCAAATATG ATTACTGTATGCGAAGTTTGTGGAGTTCTTGGTTACAAAAATCTTCTGCTATCTTGCAAAAACTGCAACGGAGCTGCTGTGCACCG ATACTGTCTGGACAAAGTTGATTTTGATGGGACAGTAGATTGGTCATGTGATGAATGCCATCCTAGGCATGGCAAAGGTACTAATAGAAGATCTTTAGAAGTGACTTTAGATGATAAAACAGTGGTTGGCAAGCAGCCAGAAAATCAGTCATCACTGGATACCAACCACGACAAGCCTGGGATGAATGGTGGTAATGATGACTATGTCAGTGATGACTTGATGTTGGAGAGAAATAAGGAAAGATTTCAGTTGCATGACGAGGCAAACAATGATATACACCTGAAAAGTATGTCCGCTAATGTGCCCCGGTCTTCCACTTTGCATGAAAACTCTGTGGCCCGAAACGTATCATCCTCAGCAAATACAGGGCTACCGATGGATAGCAATTGTGTGCCATCTGCACACATTGATATTGGAAATCCAAGAGacagtagtgtgagactaatatTAACAGGGGAAAATCGAAGAGAATCTTCAATGCTGCTAGATGGGGCTTGTTCAGGTTCCTTGTCAAAAGACTCGTCGAAAGAGAAAATTGATCGTGAGGCCAATTCTTCCCATATGGAACCTTCTGATGCTGTCAAGAACTTCTGTAAGGACAACCCAATGAAGCGAAGAAAACTCATGTTattagatgatgatgatgatgatgtaggTGTGGAACTGTCTGATACTGTTCAAAATGTTGTCAAGGACAACCCAAGCAAACGAAGAAAACTCATTTtacctgatgatgatgatgtagaGGTGGAACTTTGCAATACTGTTCAAAGTATTGCAAAGGACAACCCAGGGAAGACAATACAGCTTATTGTactagatgatgatgatgacaaaCAAGAGGATGCTGAAAATCTGAATCACCTATCTCTTGAGTTTGAAGGACCAATTGAGAAGCATAAAATACACATTGGATATGCCACAGGGCAGAGATGTTTAGAAGATGATGAACATGGACTACTGGATAGTTTGGATCACCGGTCTTTGGAGAACACTTGTCCCACAAAGAAACGGAGGAGATACATATGTCCAAGTGAcgatgaagaagaagaggttATTAAAGGTTCTACGACCACTGGATGTGCTCCGAATGATGTTGCAAATACAGCTTCACAACATGTAGATGCCAAGGACCACCATCTGCAGTCCAGAATGGCATTTGCTTCAGATTTCACCAAACATCAGTATTATATTTACTCAGAGCCTATGGGTGAGCCTGCTTGGAG tgGTATCTTTATGACAGATAGCAATGTGCCTATTATGTTGGCTGCACACCTATCAACTAAAGCATGCCAGAGAGTGTCGGAATTTGCAAGATCGTTGCAACCAGTAGTTGAAGTAATCAAGCTCCCTAGGTTGAAAGCATGGCCAGAGAGGTGGGACAAATCAGGACCTACTGACGACAGCATTGGGTTGTTTTTCTTCCCGCATAGTATGAG GCCAAATGAAGAATTAGATAAACTAGTGAAAGAAGTAATTGAGAGTGATGTTGTCTTAAAAGCTGTTCTAGGAACTGTGGAGCTACTAATCTTCCCCTCTATTCTTTTACCAGAACAATATCATG AGTTCCAGGGGAAATACTACCTGTGGGGAGTGTGCAAGGCCAGGAAACATAATCCTGACACAGCTGTTCTTGTTGAAGAACAATGTGGCTTGGTCTCTGCCTCGGAGGAAGGGTCATCGGACAAAGAAAGTTATGTCATGAAACATGTCGAGGATCGATTGCCTGCAGACTGTAACCCGGAGGCACGGGAGGGGGACATCAAAACTGCTTTGGGAGAAGGTTGTTTCTCACCTGATAGCTGTTTGTCAAGTAATAAGGCAAGCCCTGTGAAGGGTGGATCACCATGCTTTATGCAACCAGGACTTGGCGATAAACCTCATGAGCCTGGTGTAGCAGACCAGAAAGAAGATGAGCAAGACTTCACCTCTTTACCTAGAAGGAATGATCAAAATGCTACCAATCCACCAATCGACTCTTTACCTTCCGCGACCAGACTGTTTGGATTCGTTACAGCACGGTCTGAAAGATGTCAGCAACTCATCCAGGAGATGGTCAAGGAAGGTGCTCTCTTATTCTCGGTGCCGGAAGATATGACGATCAATCGATCTACCATAAGCAAGAGCAATGGAGTAGGAGCAGCTCAGGCCCCTGACAGTGGCTGTCAACATGTGCAGGAGCGTTGTGAACCCATTGAATTCGTTCCGATTGATCACAATGACCCCGACTCGGCTTCTGAAGCCTGCCTGGATCTGTTCCCGGTTCGGCATGAGCAGATTGGATTGACTTCTCAGGTAGATGTTAAAGAAGTAGAACTGGACTTGAGCCTTGGCGCATTTCGGCGAGCACCTTCAGAGCTGCCATGA
- the LOC4351572 gene encoding ASI1-immunoprecipitated protein 2 isoform X2: protein MITVCEVCGVLGYKNLLLSCKNCNGAAVHRYCLDKVDFDGTVDWSCDECHPRHGKGTNRRSLEVTLDDKTVVGKQPENQSSLDTNHDKPGMNGGNDDYVSDDLMLERNKERFQLHDEANNDIHLKSMSANVPRSSTLHENSVARNVSSSANTGLPMDSNCVPSAHIDIGNPRDSSVRLILTGENRRESSMLLDGACSGSLSKDSSKEKIDREANSSHMEPSDAVKNFCKDNPMKRRKLMLLDDDDDDVGVELSDTVQNVVKDNPSKRRKLILPDDDDVEVELCNTVQSIAKDNPGKTIQLIVLDDDDDKQEDAENLNHLSLEFEGPIEKHKIHIGYATGQRCLEDDEHGLLDSLDHRSLENTCPTKKRRRYICPSDDEEEEVIKGSTTTGCAPNDVANTASQHVDAKDHHLQSRMAFASDFTKHQYYIYSEPMGEPAWSGIFMTDSNVPIMLAAHLSTKACQRVSEFARSLQPVVEVIKLPRLKAWPERWDKSGPTDDSIGLFFFPHSMRPNEELDKLVKEVIESDVVLKAVLGTVELLIFPSILLPEQYHEFQGKYYLWGVCKARKHNPDTAVLVEEQCGLVSASEEGSSDKESYVMKHVEDRLPADCNPEAREGDIKTALGEGCFSPDSCLSSNKASPVKGGSPCFMQPGLGDKPHEPGVADQKEDEQDFTSLPRRNDQNATNPPIDSLPSATRLFGFVTARSERCQQLIQEMVKEGALLFSVPEDMTINRSTISKSNGVGAAQAPDSGCQHVQERCEPIEFVPIDHNDPDSASEACLDLFPVRHEQIGLTSQVDVKEVELDLSLGAFRRAPSELP from the exons ATG ATTACTGTATGCGAAGTTTGTGGAGTTCTTGGTTACAAAAATCTTCTGCTATCTTGCAAAAACTGCAACGGAGCTGCTGTGCACCG ATACTGTCTGGACAAAGTTGATTTTGATGGGACAGTAGATTGGTCATGTGATGAATGCCATCCTAGGCATGGCAAAGGTACTAATAGAAGATCTTTAGAAGTGACTTTAGATGATAAAACAGTGGTTGGCAAGCAGCCAGAAAATCAGTCATCACTGGATACCAACCACGACAAGCCTGGGATGAATGGTGGTAATGATGACTATGTCAGTGATGACTTGATGTTGGAGAGAAATAAGGAAAGATTTCAGTTGCATGACGAGGCAAACAATGATATACACCTGAAAAGTATGTCCGCTAATGTGCCCCGGTCTTCCACTTTGCATGAAAACTCTGTGGCCCGAAACGTATCATCCTCAGCAAATACAGGGCTACCGATGGATAGCAATTGTGTGCCATCTGCACACATTGATATTGGAAATCCAAGAGacagtagtgtgagactaatatTAACAGGGGAAAATCGAAGAGAATCTTCAATGCTGCTAGATGGGGCTTGTTCAGGTTCCTTGTCAAAAGACTCGTCGAAAGAGAAAATTGATCGTGAGGCCAATTCTTCCCATATGGAACCTTCTGATGCTGTCAAGAACTTCTGTAAGGACAACCCAATGAAGCGAAGAAAACTCATGTTattagatgatgatgatgatgatgtaggTGTGGAACTGTCTGATACTGTTCAAAATGTTGTCAAGGACAACCCAAGCAAACGAAGAAAACTCATTTtacctgatgatgatgatgtagaGGTGGAACTTTGCAATACTGTTCAAAGTATTGCAAAGGACAACCCAGGGAAGACAATACAGCTTATTGTactagatgatgatgatgacaaaCAAGAGGATGCTGAAAATCTGAATCACCTATCTCTTGAGTTTGAAGGACCAATTGAGAAGCATAAAATACACATTGGATATGCCACAGGGCAGAGATGTTTAGAAGATGATGAACATGGACTACTGGATAGTTTGGATCACCGGTCTTTGGAGAACACTTGTCCCACAAAGAAACGGAGGAGATACATATGTCCAAGTGAcgatgaagaagaagaggttATTAAAGGTTCTACGACCACTGGATGTGCTCCGAATGATGTTGCAAATACAGCTTCACAACATGTAGATGCCAAGGACCACCATCTGCAGTCCAGAATGGCATTTGCTTCAGATTTCACCAAACATCAGTATTATATTTACTCAGAGCCTATGGGTGAGCCTGCTTGGAG tgGTATCTTTATGACAGATAGCAATGTGCCTATTATGTTGGCTGCACACCTATCAACTAAAGCATGCCAGAGAGTGTCGGAATTTGCAAGATCGTTGCAACCAGTAGTTGAAGTAATCAAGCTCCCTAGGTTGAAAGCATGGCCAGAGAGGTGGGACAAATCAGGACCTACTGACGACAGCATTGGGTTGTTTTTCTTCCCGCATAGTATGAG GCCAAATGAAGAATTAGATAAACTAGTGAAAGAAGTAATTGAGAGTGATGTTGTCTTAAAAGCTGTTCTAGGAACTGTGGAGCTACTAATCTTCCCCTCTATTCTTTTACCAGAACAATATCATG AGTTCCAGGGGAAATACTACCTGTGGGGAGTGTGCAAGGCCAGGAAACATAATCCTGACACAGCTGTTCTTGTTGAAGAACAATGTGGCTTGGTCTCTGCCTCGGAGGAAGGGTCATCGGACAAAGAAAGTTATGTCATGAAACATGTCGAGGATCGATTGCCTGCAGACTGTAACCCGGAGGCACGGGAGGGGGACATCAAAACTGCTTTGGGAGAAGGTTGTTTCTCACCTGATAGCTGTTTGTCAAGTAATAAGGCAAGCCCTGTGAAGGGTGGATCACCATGCTTTATGCAACCAGGACTTGGCGATAAACCTCATGAGCCTGGTGTAGCAGACCAGAAAGAAGATGAGCAAGACTTCACCTCTTTACCTAGAAGGAATGATCAAAATGCTACCAATCCACCAATCGACTCTTTACCTTCCGCGACCAGACTGTTTGGATTCGTTACAGCACGGTCTGAAAGATGTCAGCAACTCATCCAGGAGATGGTCAAGGAAGGTGCTCTCTTATTCTCGGTGCCGGAAGATATGACGATCAATCGATCTACCATAAGCAAGAGCAATGGAGTAGGAGCAGCTCAGGCCCCTGACAGTGGCTGTCAACATGTGCAGGAGCGTTGTGAACCCATTGAATTCGTTCCGATTGATCACAATGACCCCGACTCGGCTTCTGAAGCCTGCCTGGATCTGTTCCCGGTTCGGCATGAGCAGATTGGATTGACTTCTCAGGTAGATGTTAAAGAAGTAGAACTGGACTTGAGCCTTGGCGCATTTCGGCGAGCACCTTCAGAGCTGCCATGA
- the LOC4351573 gene encoding probable serine/threonine-protein kinase WNK9 has translation MDLVEAEAEEQPPDEDGDEEGYVEADPAGRFIRYDEIVGSGAVKTVYKAFDKLEGVEVAWSQSRIDDSVMGSSKKMKQLNTEIQLLKTLKHKNIEKMFASWVDGEKKTVNIITELFTSGSLTQYRRKHKKVNMKAMKRWAIQILTGLEYLHSQKPAIIHRDLKCDNIFINGNHGKVKIGDFGLATFMQQQKKSIKGTLEFMAPELLTGHYNELVDIYSFGMCMLEMVTCEYPYSECQGMAHIFKKIDEGKKPAAFYKIKDAEVRSFIENCLAPVENRMSATELLKSSFLQDDDLISVSLVKNMSEDGQQPVSCMLRKGEFLLTGNVDVASHVDLWLRFPDPSGCFKSVEFPFNLTEDTSLSVAVEMVEQFGLTQDSRPIIAQLIDAFLVILIPEWTPCVAIRQVVSEGANGLTIEKR, from the exons ATGGAtctggtggaggcggaggcggaggagcagccgccggacgaggacggcgacgaggaggggtACGTCGAGGCGGACCCCGCAGGCCGCTTCATCCGG TATGATGAGATCGTGGGGTCAGGGGCCGTCAAAACGGT CTACAAAGCCTTCGATAAGCTGGAGGGTGTCGAGGTAGCATGGAGCCAATCCCGGATCGATGACTCTGTCATGGGGTCCTCTAAGAAGATGAAGCAACTAAACACAGAGATTCAACTTTTGAAGACACTCAAGCATAAGAACATTGAGAAAATGTTTGCTTCATGGGTTGATGGGGAGAAGAAGACTGTTAACATAATCACAGAGTTGTTCACATCCGGGAGCTTGACACA GTACCGCAGAAAGCACAAGAAAGTGAATATGAAGGCTATGAAACGATGGGCAATACAGATATTAACAGGGCTAGAATATCTGCACAGTCAGAAGCCAGCAATTATACACAGGGATTTAAAATGTGACAATATATTCATAAATGGAAATCATGGGAAAGTGAAGATTGGTGATTTTGGTTTGGCAACATTCATGCAGCAACAGAAAAAAAGTATAAAAG GCACCTTAGAATTTATGGCACCAGAGCTGTTAACTGGGCATTACAATGAATTGGTTGATATATATTCATTTGGGATGTGCATGCTTGAAATGGTGACATGCGAATACCCATACAGTGAATGTCAAGGCATGGCCCATATATTCAAAAAGATTGATGAG GGTAAGAAACCAGCTGCGTTCTACAAAATTAAAGATGCAGAAGTAAGATCTTTCATAGAGAACTGTTTAGCTCCAGTAGAGAACAGAATGTCTGCAACAGAGCTGTTGAAAAGCTCTTTCCTCCAGGATGATGATCTTATCTCAGTCTCTCTGGTCAAGAATATGTCTGAAGATGGGCAGCAGCCTGTCAGTTGCATGCTTCGTAAGGGCGAGTTTCTGCTGACAGGAAATGTTGATGTAGCCAGCCATGTTGATTTATGGCTAAGATTTCCTGATCCCAGCG GTTGTTTCAAGAGTGTTGAATTCCCATTCAATTTGACTGAAGATACAAGTCTTTCTGTGGCTGTGGAAATGGTTGAGCAATTTGGACTGACACAAGACAGCAGACCGATCATCGCGCAGTTGATCGATGCATTCTTGGTCATCCTGATTCCTGAATGGACACCGTGTGTCGCCATCCGTCAGGTGGTTTCTGAGGGTGCAAACGGCTTGACAATTGAGAAGCGCTGA